Genomic window (Cellulosilyticum lentocellum DSM 5427):
CTGCATTCATATTCACATCTGTAATAAAGCTATTAAATAAGTCTAACTTTTGATTAAATGCTTCTGTGTTTTTCTTATTGTAATACTCTGCATCATACTTTAAAGTAATTGTTTCACTTAACTTTTTTAGTTCCTTCTCACTGATACCACTTTCAGGTGTTAAGCCAAACCTTTTTAAATCTATGCTCTCTACTTCTCCCTTTATACGTAAGCAAGAAAGTAAGTTAGCTTGATCTTTGGTGCTTAAGCTTATTCCTAGTTCACTGAGCATGGTGGGCATTGCTTCATAAAAGGCTATGTCTGAGTCCTCAAGTTGTGGTAGATTACCACTTGCTAATCTTTCTTGAAGTTGCTTTAACTCTTCTTTCCTAGCTTCATTATACTCTTTAAGCATATTTTCCCATAAGGTAGCTAGCTTTTCAACATTCTCTCTCGTAAAATTTTGTTTGATTAATGTTTGGAGATTGTCGATTCCTTTTGACATCACCCTAACACTCGGTTTACTGAGTGCCATTTGTTTCACCAAACCAATACATTCCTTTTCCGTGGCATTATACTGGTTCACAACAAACTTTAAACCATCTAAAATTTTATCACTTTGCTTAATAAAATCTGTTCTATATCTTAGTATATCGTTGGCTATTTCCTTGATTTGTCTGGCTTTTGCAACTACATCACCACCGTATTTTTCTCCATTATACTTAGAGATCAAGCTATCCATTTGCCTTATAATACTATTACAGCTGGTATTATACTGTCTTGCAGCATAGCCAGTATAGTCTCCTATCTTTCCCCTTAACTCTCTAATAACCTCAGTATCTGATACTATTTTATTTTGCATACTCCCCTCCTTTTTATATTCCTATTTCTTCTTCCTATTTTGTAAATCTCTTCTTTTTGCTTCTTCTGCTTGGTTAATGCTAGACTGCAATGTAGCAAGCTTACTTGATAAGCTCGAAAATTTACTATGTACATTATTGCCCTTTTTCTGCAAAACTTCATAGGCTTGTTCAAAACTCTCTGCGGCCTCCCCTTGCCAGTACGCTCTCGTATATTTCACGTTATTTTTAGATGCATTGGATTTCTTGCTAATTTCTAGCACACTATTATTAATAGAACTTTTAAGCCATGATAGGTTACTCATTTACTCTATCTCTCCTATCTATTATTTTTTATCCTAACTCTCCTATTATCTATTAATCTAACCTCAAATAAATAGATTCCCATCATAAAATTTAAAGACTACTAGATTGATACCGAACCACTGTAATTCCTATACCATCATAATCTAGTAGCCTTTTATTTAATTATTTAAGTCATCATACATAGAACCGTGAACCTGAAGTGCTATCTCATCTAGTTGCTTTTCTGTATTCACACCTTTGAGCATCATTCCTGGTACATTGGTAATACTTGATACATCTACATCATTTAACCATGCTGTCATATAATACTTACCATTCTTCATACCACCAAAGGTATAACACTTCTCATTATCTGGGTTCACTGTTATGGTTACTGTTGTTTCTTCTACTACTTTACAAATATACTGTCCCTCTTGTATGTACTCTCTATACTTATAGTCATCTTTACTATCTTGAGTATTGGATTCCTCATAGCCTTCTAAAATTTCTTTAAAATAGGTATGGGTAAAACCTACTGCATCTGGGCTATATGGTATTTCATATTCTGTTACATAAGTATAATCTCGCTGTATATCTAATAGCCCCTCTGCTGCTGTTGTTGCTTCAGGGTCATCTATTTCTAACTTTAATTGGTACTGAGAACCCTCATCTACGTAGGTCATGTTAGATCCATACTTAAAACTTTGTAACACTTCATCTACAAGAGCTTTGTGCTCCTGTGTTTCCTTAGCTTCATCCTTATAGATTTCTGTACGTATGGTAAGTGTATATTCTCCTGCTGGATTAAAGTAGTAGCCTGATTTAAAAGGATACTTA
Coding sequences:
- a CDS encoding WXG100 family type VII secretion target, with protein sequence MSNLSWLKSSINNSVLEISKKSNASKNNVKYTRAYWQGEAAESFEQAYEVLQKKGNNVHSKFSSLSSKLATLQSSINQAEEAKRRDLQNRKKK